In Lewinellaceae bacterium, a single window of DNA contains:
- a CDS encoding DASS family sodium-coupled anion symporter: protein MIRNLWKNTWARRALVILAGLLIWFTPVPWGLQPEAWQLFTFFITAILAVLLDALSIFTASLLAMVLAVLAGVMTTEKAFSGFSEDFMLLILSAFLVSKGVVKSGLGKRIAFILIRRFGHSTLNLGYCIVATDALLGPAIPSNTARSGVLYPIVLALCLDTGSNPDDGTHKRSGSYLMTVSIASLTVSSALWLTAMAANPIAAGMGAQYGVQMDFVHWLLVSSLPSLLAMVALPYVLYRLFPPTAKATPEAPEAAAEALKQMGPLSSKEKIMALTFVGMVVLWGLAGLLHVSMAIVAFMGLAVMLLFNIFSIADLRRESGDALETFIWFAIMYVMSSALNEMGFMSTLGKQIAGQMQGLSWPQAYVLLILIYVLIHYLFVSQTAQLLALFGVFLEVGVNAQVPVALMAFMLAFATNFFAAMTPQASSANVMFAGSGYLTQQEMYRNGAIITVANFVIYMVCSPWVLWMGG from the coding sequence TTGATCCGAAACCTCTGGAAAAATACATGGGCCCGCCGGGCGCTAGTAATCCTGGCCGGCCTGCTCATCTGGTTCACCCCCGTCCCCTGGGGGCTGCAGCCCGAAGCCTGGCAACTATTCACCTTCTTCATTACTGCCATCCTGGCGGTGCTGCTCGACGCGCTGAGCATCTTCACCGCCTCCCTGCTGGCCATGGTGCTGGCGGTGCTGGCGGGAGTGATGACCACAGAGAAAGCCTTTTCCGGTTTCTCGGAAGATTTCATGCTGCTGATCCTCTCCGCCTTTCTCGTTTCCAAAGGAGTAGTCAAATCGGGGCTGGGCAAGCGCATCGCCTTTATCCTGATCCGCCGCTTCGGCCATTCCACCCTCAACCTGGGCTACTGCATTGTGGCTACCGATGCATTGCTGGGGCCCGCTATTCCCAGCAATACCGCCCGGTCGGGCGTGCTTTACCCCATTGTTCTAGCGCTTTGCCTCGACACCGGTTCCAACCCGGACGATGGGACCCACAAGCGCTCCGGCAGCTACCTCATGACGGTGAGCATCGCCAGCCTGACGGTTTCCTCGGCCCTGTGGCTGACTGCCATGGCCGCCAACCCCATCGCCGCCGGAATGGGGGCGCAGTATGGTGTGCAGATGGATTTCGTACACTGGCTGCTGGTGAGTAGCCTGCCGTCGCTGCTGGCCATGGTTGCCCTCCCCTACGTGCTTTACCGCCTTTTTCCGCCCACCGCCAAAGCCACGCCCGAAGCGCCGGAAGCCGCTGCCGAAGCCCTGAAGCAGATGGGGCCGTTGAGCAGCAAGGAAAAGATCATGGCCCTTACCTTCGTGGGCATGGTCGTGCTGTGGGGGTTGGCCGGGCTGCTGCACGTCAGCATGGCCATCGTCGCCTTTATGGGCCTGGCGGTGATGCTGCTTTTCAACATCTTCAGCATCGCCGACCTGCGCCGGGAGAGCGGCGACGCCCTGGAGACCTTCATCTGGTTTGCCATCATGTACGTGATGAGCAGCGCCCTGAACGAGATGGGTTTTATGTCTACCTTGGGCAAGCAGATCGCCGGGCAGATGCAGGGGTTGAGCTGGCCGCAGGCTTACGTGCTGCTCATTCTGATCTACGTGCTGATCCACTACCTGTTCGTCAGCCAGACTGCCCAGTTGCTGGCCTTGTTCGGCGTTTTTCTGGAGGTGGGCGTCAACGCCCAGGTACCGGTGGCCCTTATGGCCTTCATGCTGGCCTTCGCCACCAACTTCTTCGCGGCTATGACGCCACAGGCTTCGAGCGCTAATGTAATGTTTGCCGGCAGCGGCTATCTCACCCAGCAGGAGATGTACCGGAACGGGGCGATTATTACGGTGGCCAATTTTGTGATTTATATGGTGTGTTCGCCGTGGGTGTTGTGGATGGGGGGGTGA
- a CDS encoding T9SS type A sorting domain-containing protein: MKKCCICYLSLWMLMAIFPLAAFGQGWKKALETGSAPMFPTVAIATEDGGYAIGGGWQKPLSSFDGFMLVKTDSLGQVQWRRQYERPGERILFANLLERAGGGFLMLGMDASFSGLRILQTDAAGNEMGWQALDIGVNLSPQVAAVTAAGTFLYVDLPAGNGSARILEVGASGLINPTPILLDSLPYRKLSSALSLPDGFLITGGNNVLADSLGQELADLFVAKIGFDGQPQWERTYHLEGNTVGIEIIPTADGNYLLNSNSAFPESMRLTKISPDGLLLWSQAYLGDFSLDFGIASRRLAELANGDYAIIGQRYDPLRRRPIAVLHVTGPDGQLKRTHQFSHGLPLPDPPLAWGNLHGSSVQPIGNGILFSASSAAFFDASQPGDTTAYFLLGRTDSLGNFSSNLLRGQVLWDEQGDCQPGNDTLGLSGWVVEVEGASSALGLTGPGGFFEIPLDTGAYTARVLGNAYWESCQGEAPFGFTSGYDTLELDFPVRAEVDCPLLEVSLSAPFLRRCFENTYFVRYCNWGTTPAEAAYVEVEFDPHIQVLSSSVPWSSVSGQTYTFPLGDIGVGACGAFEVQVYLDCDSTILGQTHCSSAHIYPDSFCLPPDPLWSGASIEVTGRCEQDSVRFQIRNVGSGDMAVPRNYFVIEDDIIMMESPFQLNAGEVARVLLLANGSAYRLEAEQAPGHPGNSKPSASVVDCGGYSPPGFITQFEENDGDPFVSIDCQPNIGSFDPNDKQGYPQGFGTDRLIHPNTDIEYHIRFQNTGTDTAFRVVIEDRISSHLDLTTFRAGASSHPYAVDIKEPDLLTFTFSPIQLPDSATNEPASHGFVRFRISQQPNLADNTVIRNTAGIYFDFNEPVITNTTSHRVKRGFPDVQILGLEPGPEAFPVKVYPNPFDGWATLELEGWAGKALHLQLFDSQGRQVLQQRSLSGSFNIRREQLPGGIFFFRLLQNGRLLGSGRLIAR; the protein is encoded by the coding sequence ATGAAAAAGTGCTGTATTTGCTACTTGAGTTTATGGATGTTGATGGCTATATTCCCGTTGGCCGCCTTCGGGCAGGGGTGGAAAAAGGCTTTGGAAACCGGAAGTGCGCCCATGTTCCCAACGGTAGCCATTGCTACTGAGGATGGGGGGTACGCCATAGGCGGTGGCTGGCAAAAACCACTCTCGAGCTTCGATGGTTTCATGCTGGTCAAAACCGATAGCCTGGGGCAGGTGCAGTGGCGGCGGCAGTACGAACGCCCCGGCGAGCGCATCCTTTTTGCCAATCTTCTCGAACGAGCCGGGGGTGGATTTTTGATGCTGGGCATGGACGCCAGCTTCTCCGGGCTGCGGATATTGCAAACGGATGCGGCCGGCAACGAGATGGGCTGGCAGGCGCTGGACATAGGGGTTAACCTTTCTCCCCAGGTGGCGGCGGTCACGGCGGCGGGTACTTTCCTCTATGTCGACCTGCCGGCCGGCAATGGCTCGGCCCGCATCCTGGAAGTGGGTGCTTCCGGGCTGATCAACCCAACGCCGATCCTGCTGGATAGCCTCCCCTACCGCAAACTGAGCAGCGCTTTGTCCTTGCCGGACGGCTTCCTGATAACCGGCGGGAATAATGTCTTGGCCGATAGCCTGGGGCAGGAACTGGCCGATCTTTTTGTGGCGAAGATCGGATTCGACGGCCAGCCCCAATGGGAAAGAACCTACCACTTGGAAGGCAATACGGTGGGGATCGAAATCATTCCCACCGCCGACGGCAATTACCTGCTCAATTCCAATTCTGCCTTCCCGGAGTCCATGCGCCTCACTAAAATAAGCCCGGATGGCCTGCTGCTTTGGTCCCAGGCCTACCTCGGCGATTTTTCTCTCGATTTCGGTATCGCCAGCCGCCGGCTTGCCGAATTGGCCAATGGCGATTATGCCATTATCGGCCAGCGATACGACCCCCTGCGCCGCCGGCCCATCGCCGTTCTGCACGTCACCGGCCCGGACGGGCAGCTGAAACGCACCCACCAATTCAGCCACGGCCTGCCGTTGCCAGATCCTCCGCTGGCCTGGGGCAACCTCCACGGCAGCTCTGTGCAGCCCATCGGAAACGGCATCCTCTTCTCCGCCTCCAGCGCTGCCTTTTTCGACGCCAGCCAGCCTGGGGATACTACCGCTTACTTCCTGCTGGGGCGTACCGACAGCCTGGGCAATTTCAGCAGCAACCTGCTCCGCGGGCAGGTGCTATGGGATGAACAAGGCGACTGCCAGCCCGGCAATGACACCCTGGGCCTGAGCGGCTGGGTCGTAGAGGTGGAAGGGGCCTCGTCGGCCCTGGGCCTCACCGGGCCGGGCGGTTTTTTTGAAATACCGCTGGATACGGGCGCCTACACCGCCCGGGTGCTGGGCAACGCCTACTGGGAATCCTGCCAGGGAGAAGCGCCTTTCGGTTTTACAAGTGGTTACGATACCCTGGAGCTGGATTTTCCCGTCCGGGCGGAAGTAGATTGCCCCCTGCTGGAAGTCAGCCTGTCCGCGCCCTTCCTGAGGCGTTGTTTCGAGAATACCTATTTTGTCCGCTATTGCAACTGGGGGACAACGCCGGCGGAAGCGGCTTATGTGGAGGTTGAATTCGATCCACATATACAAGTATTGAGCAGTAGTGTGCCCTGGAGTTCCGTATCCGGGCAAACTTATACCTTTCCCCTGGGGGACATCGGGGTAGGAGCATGCGGCGCCTTTGAGGTACAGGTGTACTTAGATTGCGATTCCACCATCCTGGGCCAAACCCACTGTTCCAGCGCTCACATTTACCCGGACTCTTTCTGCCTGCCGCCCGATCCGCTGTGGTCGGGCGCCAGTATTGAAGTGACGGGCCGTTGCGAGCAGGATAGTGTTCGGTTTCAAATCCGAAATGTGGGTAGCGGAGATATGGCCGTACCGAGGAATTACTTTGTCATCGAGGATGACATCATCATGATGGAGTCGCCTTTCCAACTGAATGCCGGCGAAGTGGCCCGGGTATTACTGCTGGCCAATGGATCCGCCTATCGCCTGGAGGCGGAGCAAGCCCCTGGCCATCCGGGCAACTCCAAACCCAGCGCCAGCGTAGTGGACTGTGGAGGCTATTCCCCTCCCGGCTTTATCACTCAGTTTGAAGAAAACGATGGCGACCCCTTTGTTTCTATCGATTGCCAGCCCAACATCGGCTCCTTCGACCCGAATGACAAACAGGGCTATCCGCAAGGATTCGGCACGGATCGCCTCATCCATCCCAATACGGATATCGAATACCATATTCGCTTTCAGAATACCGGTACGGATACCGCCTTCCGGGTGGTGATCGAAGACCGCATCTCCAGCCACCTCGATTTGACTACTTTTCGGGCGGGGGCCAGCAGCCATCCTTATGCGGTGGACATCAAAGAACCGGACCTGCTTACTTTTACCTTCAGCCCCATCCAATTGCCGGACAGCGCTACCAACGAACCGGCCTCTCACGGTTTCGTCCGCTTCCGCATCAGCCAGCAACCCAACCTGGCAGACAACACCGTGATCAGAAACACTGCCGGCATTTATTTCGATTTCAACGAACCGGTGATCACCAATACGACCAGCCACCGGGTGAAACGGGGCTTCCCGGATGTGCAAATCCTGGGGCTGGAGCCGGGGCCGGAAGCCTTCCCGGTTAAGGTTTACCCCAACCCCTTTGACGGCTGGGCGACACTGGAATTGGAAGGCTGGGCGGGGAAAGCATTGCACCTTCAGCTTTTTGATAGCCAGGGGCGGCAGGTACTGCAACAACGTTCTCTTTCCGGTAGTTTTAATATTCGCAGAGAGCAGTTGCCCGGGGGGATTTTTTTCTTCCGGTTGCTGCAGAATGGCCGGTTGCTGGGAAGCGGCCGGCTGATCGCCCGATAA
- a CDS encoding DUF302 domain-containing protein has translation MAYYFSKKVKGNMQEVAGQVRGALKNYGFGVISEIDIQKTFKEKLGEDFRPYLILGACNPHFAYQALQSEDKIGTMLPCNIIIQQIDKDTVEVAAVDPAASMSAVENKDLGNIAHNVQSRLREMVNEL, from the coding sequence ATGGCATACTACTTTAGCAAGAAGGTAAAAGGCAATATGCAAGAGGTTGCCGGACAGGTCAGAGGGGCGCTCAAAAACTACGGCTTCGGCGTCATCAGCGAGATCGATATTCAAAAGACCTTCAAAGAGAAGCTGGGTGAAGATTTCCGGCCCTATCTCATCCTGGGCGCCTGCAACCCGCACTTTGCTTATCAGGCCCTGCAATCGGAAGACAAGATCGGCACGATGCTGCCCTGCAACATTATCATCCAGCAGATAGACAAAGACACCGTGGAAGTGGCGGCCGTTGACCCCGCCGCCTCCATGTCGGCCGTTGAAAATAAGGACCTGGGCAATATTGCGCATAATGTGCAGTCGAGGCTGCGGGAGATGGTCAACGAGTTGTAA
- the pgi gene encoding glucose-6-phosphate isomerase, which yields MLNRQNPTETKAWKKLDAHFQLLKERHIKEFFAEDPERFEDFSLKFEDILVDYSKNRITKETLSLLLELAEECKVEESIEKMFSGEQINETEGRAVLHIALRNRTQMPIQVDGKDVMPEVNAVLRRMESFSNKVVSGKWKGYTGKRITDIVNIGIGGSDLGPVMATEALRPYWKPGMNVHFVSNVDGTHIAETLKRVNPESTLFIIASKTFTTQETMTNAHTARNWFLEQAKDEAHIAKHFVAASTNREGVAQFGIDTKNMFEFWDWVGGRYSLTSAIGLPIACTIGFDHFRQLLEGFDVMDIHFRDTPLNRNIPTLLALIGIWYNNFFGAESEAILPYDQYMHRFPAYFQQGNMESNGKYVGRDGKKVGYQTGPIIWGEPGTNGQHAFYQLIHQGTKLIPCDFIAPAVSHNPIGDHHPKLLSNFFAQTEALMMGKTAEEVRAELEKEGKTAEEVDWLLPFKVFEGNRPTNSILFQKLTPRALGSLIALYEHKIFVQGVIWNIFSFDQWGVELGKQLAKKILPELEGDGKVKNHDSSTNGLINAYKQMRK from the coding sequence ATGCTCAACCGACAAAATCCAACCGAAACCAAAGCCTGGAAAAAACTGGACGCTCACTTTCAGCTCCTGAAAGAACGGCATATAAAGGAGTTCTTCGCCGAAGACCCCGAACGCTTCGAAGATTTTTCTTTGAAATTCGAAGACATTCTGGTCGACTACTCCAAAAACCGGATCACGAAAGAGACGTTGAGCCTGCTGCTGGAACTGGCCGAGGAATGCAAAGTGGAAGAAAGCATTGAAAAAATGTTCTCCGGCGAGCAGATCAACGAGACGGAAGGCCGCGCCGTGCTGCATATAGCTTTGCGCAACCGCACTCAGATGCCCATCCAGGTGGATGGAAAAGATGTGATGCCGGAAGTGAACGCCGTTCTGCGCCGCATGGAATCTTTTTCGAACAAAGTCGTTTCCGGCAAATGGAAAGGCTATACGGGCAAGCGCATCACCGACATCGTCAACATCGGCATCGGCGGCTCCGACCTGGGGCCGGTGATGGCCACCGAAGCCCTGCGCCCCTACTGGAAGCCGGGCATGAACGTCCATTTTGTCTCCAATGTGGATGGCACCCACATTGCCGAAACGCTCAAGCGGGTGAACCCGGAATCCACGCTGTTCATCATCGCTTCCAAGACCTTTACGACCCAGGAGACGATGACCAACGCGCATACCGCCCGCAATTGGTTCCTGGAACAGGCCAAAGACGAGGCTCACATTGCAAAGCATTTCGTGGCGGCTTCCACCAACCGGGAAGGGGTGGCCCAATTCGGCATCGACACCAAAAACATGTTCGAATTCTGGGACTGGGTGGGCGGCCGCTATTCGCTCACCTCAGCTATCGGCCTGCCCATCGCCTGCACCATCGGCTTCGACCACTTCCGCCAACTGCTGGAAGGGTTTGACGTGATGGACATCCACTTCCGGGATACCCCGCTCAACCGCAATATTCCTACCTTGCTGGCCCTCATCGGTATCTGGTATAACAACTTCTTCGGTGCCGAGTCGGAGGCCATCCTGCCCTACGACCAGTACATGCACCGCTTCCCGGCCTACTTTCAGCAGGGCAATATGGAAAGCAACGGCAAGTACGTAGGGCGCGACGGGAAAAAGGTGGGCTACCAAACCGGCCCCATCATCTGGGGCGAGCCGGGCACTAACGGCCAGCATGCCTTTTACCAGCTCATCCACCAGGGCACCAAGCTGATCCCCTGCGACTTTATTGCTCCGGCCGTCAGCCACAACCCCATTGGCGACCACCACCCCAAGCTGCTGTCCAACTTCTTTGCCCAGACCGAAGCCCTGATGATGGGCAAAACGGCGGAAGAAGTCCGCGCCGAGCTGGAAAAGGAAGGCAAAACTGCCGAAGAGGTCGACTGGCTCCTGCCCTTCAAAGTTTTCGAAGGCAACCGGCCGACCAATTCTATCCTGTTCCAAAAGCTGACGCCCCGCGCTCTGGGCAGCCTCATCGCCCTCTACGAGCACAAGATTTTTGTGCAGGGCGTCATCTGGAACATCTTCAGCTTCGACCAGTGGGGCGTCGAGTTGGGCAAACAGTTGGCCAAAAAAATCCTGCCGGAACTGGAAGGGGATGGCAAGGTGAAAAACCACGATTCTTCCACCAATGGGTTGATCAATGCTTACAAGCAGATGCGGAAGTAA
- a CDS encoding thiamine pyrophosphate-binding protein, with protein MNGGQLIAQVLQNHGVQHLFTLCGGHIAPIYVEAEKNGIQVIDVRDEASAVFAADATARLTGIPGVVAVTAGPGVTNSITALKNAQMAQSPVLLLGGATATLLRNRGALQDIDQMALVKPHVKWATIVKRQREIAPALNQAMRIARSGVPGPVFVELPVDLLYNEETVREWYGKKNTAGASLMEKIIQWYINRHVNGLFSGMQDYTVPGAEKPQVPDFTQTEVNAVASEVKRARRPVMIISSGAMMEAGNARTLCAAVKRLGIPVYLSGMARGLAGHVSEVQYRHKRRMALREADCILLCGVPVDFRLDYGSHLNRKARKITINRSREELKKNIAPHKAVLADPGAFLIGLSGAADAFPGWEDWKQQLQNREDAREEEILQTAKQTIEGINPVALFRKMEALIPDNSVLIADGGDFAATASYTLRPRRPLAWLDPGVFGTLGVGGGFAIGAALHYPDDYIWIIYGDGSAAYSLMEMDTFKKYGMKVCGIIGNNGSWEQIARDQVALLGTDTATTLPRSDYQKVAEAFGAAGERVDHLEGFEGALKRAMESMDKGIPYVINAIIGSTDFRQGSISM; from the coding sequence ATGAACGGCGGCCAGCTCATCGCCCAAGTCCTCCAAAACCATGGTGTCCAGCACCTCTTCACCCTCTGCGGCGGCCACATCGCCCCCATCTACGTGGAAGCGGAAAAGAACGGCATCCAGGTGATCGACGTGCGGGATGAAGCCTCGGCAGTCTTTGCCGCCGATGCCACCGCCCGCCTCACCGGCATCCCCGGCGTAGTGGCGGTGACGGCCGGCCCCGGCGTCACCAACTCCATTACTGCCCTGAAAAATGCCCAGATGGCACAGTCGCCGGTATTGCTGCTCGGAGGAGCGACCGCCACCCTGCTGCGCAACCGGGGCGCCTTGCAGGACATCGACCAGATGGCCCTCGTCAAACCCCACGTCAAGTGGGCTACCATCGTGAAGCGGCAGCGGGAGATCGCTCCCGCCCTGAACCAGGCCATGCGCATCGCCCGCTCCGGCGTGCCCGGCCCGGTGTTTGTAGAATTGCCGGTCGACCTGCTGTACAACGAAGAGACGGTACGGGAGTGGTACGGCAAAAAGAATACTGCCGGCGCTTCTCTGATGGAAAAGATCATACAATGGTACATCAACCGCCACGTCAACGGCCTTTTCAGCGGCATGCAGGACTACACTGTGCCCGGAGCAGAGAAGCCACAGGTTCCTGATTTTACCCAAACGGAAGTAAATGCGGTAGCCAGCGAGGTCAAGCGCGCCCGCCGCCCGGTGATGATCATCAGCAGCGGAGCCATGATGGAGGCGGGAAATGCCCGAACGCTTTGCGCCGCCGTAAAGCGCCTGGGCATCCCGGTTTACCTCAGCGGCATGGCGCGCGGCCTTGCCGGCCACGTCAGCGAGGTGCAATACCGCCACAAGCGCAGAATGGCCCTCCGCGAAGCAGATTGCATCCTGCTGTGCGGCGTGCCCGTCGATTTCCGCCTGGATTACGGAAGCCACCTCAACCGCAAGGCGCGCAAGATCACCATCAACCGCAGCCGGGAAGAGCTGAAGAAGAACATCGCGCCTCATAAGGCCGTGCTGGCCGACCCCGGCGCATTCCTCATCGGGCTGTCGGGAGCAGCGGATGCTTTTCCCGGCTGGGAAGATTGGAAACAGCAGCTTCAGAACAGAGAAGATGCCCGCGAAGAGGAAATCCTGCAGACGGCGAAGCAAACCATCGAAGGCATCAACCCCGTTGCACTCTTCCGGAAAATGGAAGCCCTCATCCCCGATAATTCCGTGCTGATCGCCGACGGCGGCGATTTTGCCGCCACCGCTTCCTACACCCTTCGCCCCCGCCGCCCGCTGGCCTGGCTCGACCCCGGCGTCTTCGGCACCCTGGGCGTCGGCGGCGGCTTCGCCATAGGCGCCGCCCTTCACTACCCGGATGACTACATCTGGATCATCTACGGCGACGGCAGCGCCGCTTATAGCCTGATGGAGATGGACACCTTCAAGAAATATGGCATGAAAGTATGCGGCATCATCGGCAACAACGGCTCCTGGGAGCAGATCGCCCGCGACCAGGTGGCCCTGCTGGGCACAGATACCGCCACTACCCTGCCCCGTTCCGATTATCAAAAGGTAGCCGAAGCGTTCGGCGCTGCCGGCGAGCGGGTGGACCATTTGGAAGGCTTCGAAGGAGCTTTGAAACGAGCGATGGAAAGCATGGACAAGGGTATCCCCTATGTGATCAACGCCATCATCGGCTCGACGGACTTCCGGCAGGGAAGCATTTCGATGTAA
- a CDS encoding thioredoxin family protein — MNKSLLIFFLLIATTAWGQKRVKPDRADVESADAIIAALYDVLSGPAGQERNWDRFRSLFTREARLMTVYKNPDGLAGMLTMTVEDYIKRVEQQFAEKGFFEREISRKTDRFGLVTQAFSTYESRLEKDGPVFSRGINSIQLAEHSARFWIANILWNSETEEYPIPSQYLPMANQRVVNHEGETIMAGKINRIGLQQEPFGFWFNNGYEDYDVDKASLDKVKEALKGVEILLFMGTWCSDSQREVPRFFKILDQLGYDLNKLQLVALSNHPDHYKQSPQHEEEGWNIEYVPTIIFLKNGKELGRIVESPEQSLEKDMKKILIGK, encoded by the coding sequence ATGAATAAATCACTCCTCATTTTTTTTCTATTGATCGCTACAACTGCATGGGGCCAAAAGCGGGTGAAGCCCGACCGGGCCGACGTGGAGTCGGCCGACGCCATCATCGCCGCCCTTTACGATGTCCTCAGTGGGCCGGCGGGGCAGGAACGCAACTGGGATCGCTTTCGGAGCCTTTTTACCCGGGAGGCCCGCCTGATGACCGTTTACAAAAACCCGGACGGGCTGGCCGGCATGCTGACCATGACAGTGGAAGATTACATCAAACGCGTAGAACAACAGTTTGCCGAGAAGGGCTTTTTCGAGCGGGAAATCAGCCGGAAAACCGACCGGTTCGGTCTCGTCACCCAGGCCTTTTCCACCTACGAGTCCCGCCTGGAAAAAGACGGCCCCGTTTTTTCAAGGGGCATCAACAGCATCCAGCTGGCCGAACACAGCGCCCGTTTCTGGATCGCCAATATTCTCTGGAACAGCGAGACGGAGGAGTACCCCATCCCCTCTCAATACCTCCCAATGGCCAATCAAAGAGTAGTCAACCACGAGGGAGAAACGATTATGGCAGGAAAGATCAACCGCATAGGCCTGCAACAGGAACCGTTCGGTTTCTGGTTTAACAATGGCTACGAAGATTACGATGTAGATAAGGCCAGCCTGGATAAGGTGAAGGAAGCTTTGAAAGGCGTAGAGATACTCCTCTTTATGGGCACCTGGTGCTCCGACAGCCAGCGGGAAGTGCCTCGTTTTTTTAAGATCCTCGACCAGTTGGGCTATGATCTGAATAAGCTGCAGCTTGTGGCCCTGAGCAACCACCCGGACCATTACAAGCAAAGCCCGCAGCACGAAGAGGAGGGCTGGAACATCGAGTACGTGCCCACCATCATCTTCCTGAAGAACGGCAAGGAACTGGGCCGCATCGTGGAATCGCCCGAGCAGAGCCTGGAGAAGGATATGAAAAAGATTCTGATTGGGAAGTAA
- a CDS encoding polyprenol monophosphomannose synthase, with amino-acid sequence MADSLVIIPTYNEKGNIVRVIDAIFSLSQAFHILIVDDGSPDGTAELVQQQKERYPGRLFLIERAGKLGLGTAYITGFKWGLQRGYDYLFEMDADFSHNPKDLPRLRAACAEQEADLAIGSRYIRGGKLENWPLDRIVLSYGASLYVKFITWMPVNDPTAGFICYHRRVLSAIDLDKIRFVGYAFQIEMKFAAYQLGFKLREVPITFTDRIEGISKMSKGIVKEAIWGVLQMRLRGFFSTYALESGVEWEQPQ; translated from the coding sequence TTGGCAGATAGCTTAGTCATTATCCCAACTTACAACGAAAAGGGAAATATCGTTAGGGTCATTGACGCCATATTTTCCCTGAGCCAAGCCTTTCACATTCTCATTGTGGATGATGGCTCGCCCGACGGCACTGCCGAACTGGTTCAACAGCAGAAAGAGCGTTACCCCGGCCGGCTTTTCCTGATCGAACGGGCCGGCAAGCTCGGCCTGGGCACGGCCTACATCACCGGTTTTAAGTGGGGCCTGCAGCGCGGTTATGACTACCTGTTTGAAATGGACGCCGATTTTTCCCATAACCCCAAAGACCTGCCGAGGCTCCGCGCCGCTTGTGCGGAGCAGGAGGCGGACCTGGCTATCGGCTCGCGCTACATACGGGGCGGGAAGCTGGAAAACTGGCCTTTAGACCGCATCGTTCTTTCCTATGGGGCTTCGCTTTACGTAAAGTTCATCACCTGGATGCCGGTGAACGACCCCACAGCGGGCTTCATCTGCTATCATCGGCGGGTGCTTTCCGCCATCGACCTGGACAAAATACGCTTTGTTGGTTATGCTTTTCAGATCGAAATGAAATTTGCCGCTTATCAGTTGGGCTTTAAGCTCCGGGAAGTGCCCATTACTTTCACCGACCGGATCGAGGGCATCTCCAAAATGTCCAAAGGCATTGTCAAAGAAGCCATCTGGGGCGTGCTGCAAATGCGCCTGCGCGGCTTTTTTTCCACCTATGCGCTGGAGAGTGGCGTAGAATGGGAACAGCCTCAATAG